The Halobacterium sp. CBA1132 genome has a segment encoding these proteins:
- a CDS encoding putative RNA uridine N3 methyltransferase: MTRSALVPSSLVREAEDKREATRKLGYVARAAAVFRMDRLVVFPDEDGERKWGGGFVETVLRYAATPPYLRKEAFDTRDELEYAGVLPPLRLSSWTGSDSSGSGSLRQGIVTQVGSEGRVRVNCGMQHPISLQTPPGMRLTEGERVTIRVSSRRPVRAKLVDEPLPGFSVERTGLGDALDRPDAGVRIATSRHGTPLSAASLGGYVERAARDGLTVAFGAPERGLPPMLGLTGDEVSEAVADPSTDAPARFDAWLNTIPDQGSGVVRTEEAMFASLGCLTLTE; encoded by the coding sequence ATGACACGCAGCGCACTCGTGCCGTCGTCCCTCGTCCGGGAAGCCGAGGACAAACGCGAGGCAACTCGCAAGCTCGGTTACGTCGCCCGCGCGGCGGCGGTGTTCCGGATGGACCGACTCGTCGTCTTCCCCGACGAAGACGGCGAGCGGAAGTGGGGCGGCGGGTTCGTCGAAACGGTGTTGCGGTACGCCGCGACGCCACCATACCTCCGAAAGGAGGCCTTCGACACGCGCGACGAACTGGAGTACGCCGGTGTCCTGCCGCCGCTCCGTCTCTCGTCATGGACCGGCTCAGACTCGAGCGGGTCTGGGTCGTTACGACAGGGAATCGTGACCCAGGTCGGATCTGAAGGGCGCGTTCGGGTCAATTGCGGAATGCAACACCCAATCTCGCTCCAAACGCCTCCCGGTATGAGGCTCACGGAGGGGGAGCGCGTGACCATCAGGGTCTCTTCGCGACGACCGGTCCGTGCGAAACTGGTCGACGAACCCCTCCCGGGGTTCTCGGTCGAACGCACGGGCCTCGGTGACGCTCTCGACCGACCCGATGCGGGCGTTCGAATCGCCACCTCTCGCCACGGGACGCCGCTTTCCGCGGCGTCCCTCGGGGGGTACGTCGAACGCGCCGCCCGGGACGGACTGACCGTCGCCTTCGGTGCGCCCGAACGCGGGCTTCCGCCCATGCTCGGGCTCACCGGAGACGAGGTCAGCGAGGCGGTCGCCGACCCATCTACCGACGCACCCGCGCGATTCGACGCCTGGCTCAACACCATCCCCGATCAGGGCAGCGGGGTCGTGCGAACTGAAGAAGCAATGTTCGCCTCCCTCGGCTGCCTGACGCTCACGGAGTGA